CGCAATTTATTCCAAACTGGAATATCTAATCCGCCGATTTTCCGGGTTCTTCCATCTTGCGCTGGCCCGTAATGAACTGGTGGACGTAAGGATTCGACGTCCTCTTGATTTCGTCGACAGTCCCCACCTCGATAATGCGCCCATTGTAAAGCATCGCGATGCGGTCGGCCACCTTGAACGCGCTCACCATGTCGTGAGTCACGACCACGGAAGTAACCCCGAGTTTGCTCTGCATGTCGAGAATGAGGTCGTTGATGACGTCACTCGTAATCGGGTCAAGGCCGGTCGTCGGTTCGTCGTACAGGAGAATTTCTGGATTGAGGGCGATAGCACGGGCCAGGGCAACACGCTTGCGCATACCGCCCGAAAGTTCGGAAGGCATCTTGGTCCTGAACTCGGGGACCAGGTTGATCATTTGCAACTTTTCGGTGACCACGTTTTGGATTTGACGTTCGGAAAGTTCCGGATGGTGTTCGCGGAGGGCGAACGCGATGTTCTCGCCTGTGTTCATGGAATCAAAAAGCGCGCCCATCTGGAACAGCATGCCCATTTTACGGCGGATAGTACGTGTATCGAAGAACTTCGGCGTACTGATGGTCACGCCATCGACCGACACCTCGCCGCCATCCGGCTGGAGGAGCCCGATCATGTGCTTGAGGATGACGGACTTGCCGCCGCCGGACTTGCCGATAATGACCATGGTTTCGCCACGCCGGATATCCAGGTTCACGTCTTCGAGAACTGTCTGCGGGCCAAAGGACTTCTTGAGCCCCTTGAGTCGGATAGCGATGTCGTTCGGGTTGATGTTCACATTCGGCATAATCTTACCTGATTCCTCTAGAAGAACATGATGGCATCGAGAACAAAGTCAGCAACAAGAATCATGAGACAACTGGAAACAACCACGTTCATCGTGGCAAGGCCGACACCATGAGCGCCCGCCTTGGAATTGATCCCGTTGTAATACGCAAGCACAAAAATAATCGTGCCGAACACAATCGACTTGATCATGCCCGACCACAGGTCCATGTTATCGAACAGATACTGCATCCCCGTGTAGTAGGTGTACGTCGTGATGTCGAGAGCAAGCACGCACACGATCCAGCCCCCGATAAGTGCAAGGGCATTGGATATGGCGGTGAGGCAGGGAATCATCGTGAGGAACGCGAAATAGCGGGGCATCGCGAGGTAGCGGTAGGTATCCAAGCCGAGCACGGTATAAGCCGACAGTTCTTCTTTTTCCTTCATCGAACCGATTTCGGCGGCGACAGCGCTACCGACTCGCCCGGCAAGCACAATTGCCGTGAGTAGGGGTCCTAGTTCGATGAGCACCATCTTGCAGGCGGCAGTACCGACAAATTTGTCAGAAACCAGGTTGTGGAATTCGAATTCGGCCATGACGGTCGCCACCATGCCCGTAAAAACGGACGTCACGAACAGGAGCGGGAGCGACGAGACACCGATGGAAATCATCTCCTTCACCAGCAGAGACGGGTTCTTGTGGAGGAACCGGAAGCGGAGCAGCGTGCTGAACAAGATGCAGAGGCATTCACCGATGCTGGAAACAGCACCGACAATAACCTTGCCCACCCAGGCTACTGGACGCACGATCAAGAACATTAGCCACCCCAGTCCATCGGTCCGAAATCACTACCGTCACCTTCGTCGCGGTCACTCTGGTAACTGGCCTCCATATCGTCGGTCCAGTCGTAGAAAGTCGTATATTCGGGCATGAAGCAAAGCTTGATGTCTTTAACGGAGCCGTTACGGTGCTTGGCGACCATCAGTTCGGCATTGTGGATTTCGTCTTCGTGGTGGTTACGCACGTAAGGGCGGTCCACGAACCACACCATGTCGGCGTCCTGTTCGATAGAGCCCGATTCACGGAGGTCGGAAAGCTGCGGGCGTTCGCGGCCCTTTTCTTCGACCTTACGGCTCAGCTGGGCGAGCGCGATGACCGGCACGCTCAGTTCCTTCGCCAAAATCTTGAGGCCACGGGAAATGGCACCGATGGCGACCGCGCGGTTTTCTTCGCCTCCAGTCTTCATCAGCTGCAAGTAGTCGATGACGACCAGGTCGAGCTTGCCCTGACGCTTGAGCTTGCGGGTCTTGCTCATGAGTTCCATGATGCCGAGGTCGGCATTGTCGTCGACAAAGAGCGGAGCCTGGTTAATCGGCGTGACAAAGGCGATGAGCTTGTTCATCTCGTCGCGGCTCAGCTTGCCATTACGCAACCGGCTCTGGTCTACCTGCGCACGGGAGCACAAAAGGCGCTGCGCGAGCTGCATGCCGTCCATTTCCAAGCTGAAAAAGGCGACATGCTTGTTGTAGTCAATCGCCGCATTCGCCGCAATCGTAAGGGCGAAAGAGGTTTTACCGACACCCGGACGGGCAGCCAAAATAATCAAGTCCGAAGGTTGCAGGCCGTTCGTCAGTTCGTCGAGTTCGCTAATGCCCGTGGGCACGCCCGTGATGCCGTCTTTGCGGTTGTTCAGGCGTTCGAGGAGCGGGGCCACGAACTTGTCGATAGGCCGGAGCGAATCCTTCACCTTCTGTTCGGCAATGGAAAAGATGGAGCGTTCGGCCGACTGGAGGACTTCGTCGGTATTGACGGTCGAATCCATGGCCTTCTTGATGGTATCGGACGAACTGCGGATGAGCCTGCGGAGCACGGCCTTGTCGCGGAGGTGGTCGAGTTGCCACGAGACGTTCGCCGAGGAGGCGACCGATTCCATCAAGTCGAAAAGGTATTCCCTGCCGCCGGCCAGCGTAAGCTTGCCCGCATGGTCCAGTTCAGCAGAAAGCGTAACAAGGTCTATCGGGGTGCCCGCCTTGTACAAATTGGTGAGGGCATTCCAAATAAGCTGGTGGCGTTCCATGTAAAAGAAGTCGTCACCGGAGATTTCGGCGGTCGCCGTCTCCATCACGGAAGGGTCGCGAAGAATACCGCCCAGCAGGTAGCGCTCGGCATCGGTATCCATGGGCATCTGGCGGCCTTCAAAATTCTGTGCAGTTCCGTTTTCTGCCATAAATCAAAATAAAATATAGTTACGATTACGTTTTCGGGAAACGCGACGAACGCGGAATGTGAACCTTCCACGTTAGCCACTTGAGCTGCTTGTCGTTGACCATCGTATAAGGGTCGGCAAGCGCCATCGCGGGCACTCCGCCAAATTCCAGATCGGAGCCGGCCATGTCGGCGAAGGGCTTTGCCTTGCCGAACACTTGGTAGAACAGAGGTTCACCGAAGGTCACCACGAGTTGCGGCTGGATAAGCGCAATTTCTTTCGCGAGCATCTTACGCAGGGACGTTTTGAGCAACGGAGAAAGGGGGCGCGGGGCGCCCTTGAAAAAATACGTGACGCCGATGGCAGAGGCATCGACATTCAAGTTCGCGAACAGGCGGACAAGCATTTCGCCCGGCGCCCCCTGGAGGAACTTGGCGCAATCCTCCCCCGGCTGCTGTGCAGGAAGCACGAACAGGAGGTGGGGGTTTTGCGGGCCCGCGTAGCGCGGGAGTTCGGCCCCGTGCGCATAGAGGACGTCTTTCTTGAGCAACGTATAAAAGGAATCGAGGGAATCGGCCGATTCGTACTCGGCGACAGTCTTCTTGACTGCGCGCGGGGCGGGCGGCGCGAGCGGGGCCGCAGCAGCGACCGGTTCGCGGGACGGAGCCGCTGCGGGAGCTGGGGCTCCGAACAGCCCGGAATTGTCGAATATCTCCGAAATCTCGTTCGCCATGGGTGCGGCGGGCGCGGCCGGTGCGACAGCAGGGCGCACAGGTGCCGGACGGGCGGGAGCCGGAGCCGGGCGCGTTTTGCCACGGGTCAGCGCCCACGGTTCATCCAAAAAAAGCTCGGCATCGCCCAGGTCTATCTGACCGCGCAAATAATTCCGGAGTTCACCAAAATCAAATTCTTCTGACATCGCAAAACCTATCTAGCCGAGTTCGTTCAAAACAAAATGTACAATTTCCTGGGCCAGGTCCACCTTGGAGCCCATGTGCATCTCGGGAATCCCGGCATGGGGGCGCACCAGCGCATAGCGCACGCAGTCGTGGCCAAAGCCCGAGTCGCTTGCGACTGGGGCGTTGAGGAGCAGCGCGTCGGCGCCGCTCTTTTCGAGTTTTTCGGCAGCATGCTGCTTAAAATTGTCGGTTTCGAGCGCGAAGCCGACAATCACCTGGCGGCGGGCATCACCCGCAGCGTCTGTGGCACGGGATGCGCGCGCCGCAGTGCAGTCACGCAAGATGTTCGGGTTGGGAACAAGCTCAATCGTGAGCTGGCTCCGGCTATCCTTGATTTTCGAATCGGCCGCGTGGGCGGGGCGGTAGTCCGCTACCGCCGCGCAATGCACGACGGCGTCCACACTCTCGAGCCGAGACATCACGGCGTCGTGCATCTCCCGGGCGCTTTGGACGCGGGAAACCGCGACACCGCCCGGGAACGCGGCCTCCATCGGGCCCGCGACGACTTCGACCTCGAAGCCGTTGGCGTAAAATACCGAGGCAAGCGCGACGGCCGTCTTGCCGCTGCTGCGGTTGGAAATGTAACGTACCGGATCAATCGCCTCTTCGGTACGGCCGGCAGTGAGGAGCACCTTCTTGCCGTGACCGGGGAGCGACGGATCCTGCGTGGGGTCAATATCCTGAGCGACGGGAAAAGCCGGCGGTTCGGGGGCGTTGCGGGGGTGTCCCCCGCTTGCTTCGGCGTTGCTCAGCACAGGAGAAGGGGTAGCGGAAGACGCGCCAGCGGCTGAAGCGAGGGGAAAGCCTTCCCCTTTCTCAGCAACGTTCACTTCGGCAGGCTCAGTGAACTTGTTGGTTGTCAAAGCTCGTCTATCGTCTAAATACGCCACTATCTCCGCCGGTTCCATCAGGCGGCCTTGCCCGACTTCGCCACAGGCGAGTTCACCGGCCGGAGATTCGAGCACGGTCGTCTCTTCGAAGCCGCGCAAAATTTCGAGGTTGCGCTTTACGGCGGGGCTGTTGTACATCGCGACGTTCATCGCGGGG
This genomic interval from uncultured Fibrobacter sp. contains the following:
- the dnaB gene encoding replicative DNA helicase; translated protein: MAENGTAQNFEGRQMPMDTDAERYLLGGILRDPSVMETATAEISGDDFFYMERHQLIWNALTNLYKAGTPIDLVTLSAELDHAGKLTLAGGREYLFDLMESVASSANVSWQLDHLRDKAVLRRLIRSSSDTIKKAMDSTVNTDEVLQSAERSIFSIAEQKVKDSLRPIDKFVAPLLERLNNRKDGITGVPTGISELDELTNGLQPSDLIILAARPGVGKTSFALTIAANAAIDYNKHVAFFSLEMDGMQLAQRLLCSRAQVDQSRLRNGKLSRDEMNKLIAFVTPINQAPLFVDDNADLGIMELMSKTRKLKRQGKLDLVVIDYLQLMKTGGEENRAVAIGAISRGLKILAKELSVPVIALAQLSRKVEEKGRERPQLSDLRESGSIEQDADMVWFVDRPYVRNHHEDEIHNAELMVAKHRNGSVKDIKLCFMPEYTTFYDWTDDMEASYQSDRDEGDGSDFGPMDWGG
- a CDS encoding ABC transporter ATP-binding protein, translating into MPNVNINPNDIAIRLKGLKKSFGPQTVLEDVNLDIRRGETMVIIGKSGGGKSVILKHMIGLLQPDGGEVSVDGVTISTPKFFDTRTIRRKMGMLFQMGALFDSMNTGENIAFALREHHPELSERQIQNVVTEKLQMINLVPEFRTKMPSELSGGMRKRVALARAIALNPEILLYDEPTTGLDPITSDVINDLILDMQSKLGVTSVVVTHDMVSAFKVADRIAMLYNGRIIEVGTVDEIKRTSNPYVHQFITGQRKMEEPGKSAD
- a CDS encoding bifunctional phosphopantothenoylcysteine decarboxylase/phosphopantothenate synthase, which encodes MNLAGKKILLGVSGGIAVYKSCELLRLLQKKGATVRVCMTDAATEFVAPLTFASLSKCPVYLKNGAVEARPFQHIDFPRWADLYLVVPATANVIGKFACGIADDPVSLCFMSCTCPRVIAPAMNVAMYNSPAVKRNLEILRGFEETTVLESPAGELACGEVGQGRLMEPAEIVAYLDDRRALTTNKFTEPAEVNVAEKGEGFPLASAAGASSATPSPVLSNAEASGGHPRNAPEPPAFPVAQDIDPTQDPSLPGHGKKVLLTAGRTEEAIDPVRYISNRSSGKTAVALASVFYANGFEVEVVAGPMEAAFPGGVAVSRVQSAREMHDAVMSRLESVDAVVHCAAVADYRPAHAADSKIKDSRSQLTIELVPNPNILRDCTAARASRATDAAGDARRQVIVGFALETDNFKQHAAEKLEKSGADALLLNAPVASDSGFGHDCVRYALVRPHAGIPEMHMGSKVDLAQEIVHFVLNELG
- a CDS encoding ABC transporter permease, producing the protein MFLIVRPVAWVGKVIVGAVSSIGECLCILFSTLLRFRFLHKNPSLLVKEMISIGVSSLPLLFVTSVFTGMVATVMAEFEFHNLVSDKFVGTAACKMVLIELGPLLTAIVLAGRVGSAVAAEIGSMKEKEELSAYTVLGLDTYRYLAMPRYFAFLTMIPCLTAISNALALIGGWIVCVLALDITTYTYYTGMQYLFDNMDLWSGMIKSIVFGTIIFVLAYYNGINSKAGAHGVGLATMNVVVSSCLMILVADFVLDAIMFF